One Nicotiana tabacum cultivar K326 chromosome 23, ASM71507v2, whole genome shotgun sequence genomic window, cgtaccattatatttgagaatttcgggcgtACGAAATTCTTTGGGGATTGGTTTCGGTGCCGCACTCGAcgaaaaaggcttttgtatgaattttttgaatcaagcccctttatcattggtggagcccccgggatttgatcgaccctggaattgtacgTTTCCACCCTTTTGTctttggcttcgactcgttttgtgagttcctcaaCCAATTAATAATTCtaggagtagtccccgattcttgctcgttagatttcactatggcgggctctATTCTGGGGATGActtctcgaagtggattggaatccggcctgctttgtgcACGAGTTTGTATCTGTAGCTGAGCTATcactacttgttgggcttgtagcatctcgaagatcatacatAAGCTGTCCCCGATTTTCCCCGTGttttgggtgtctcgggctacgaatcgagtaccgccctgaatgcttctttccagTTCAGAATGCTGGTTCGcctccaaagctatttgtgaattggcATCCAATGGTATTTCGGCTCAAATTTcaggtacttcgattcgagcctcgggtGCTAAGCTATCGTTAATTGGCCTTCCAGCCCCGGgtaccaagttgttggtttcatcttgaaggccggctttgTAATCGATGggtgaagccatttgattggtGGTTATTCGTAGTTGATCCGAAATTCAAGATGTTTTCGAAAATAAGTGCAAAGCACAATGGCGTGTTTTTTCAGATTTGTATCCAATGACCACTGTTATCCTCGGCCCCACGGTGGgggccaaactgtttacccgaaaaatggatagagttgaatttatatgcaGTTCCGAGGTTATGTGGCGTAACTTAACACAAAATGCAATGATGAATAAAAATGTAAATATATATTGGAGAGAATGCAAAATGGATAAGGTTATCAGGAACAATGAATcttaggattcaacaaatagaatcaatctaagaagtttgaaagaacgattctttactgtagaagaatatagcacttttattacaatgtaagcctgaGAAAACTTGTCCTACAGAAATggtaaccaagcccttttatagtggagggatttgtctctaagcataataaaataaatatttagtgggagacccatgataagtcagctttTCCATAACTTCTGGCAAGActctctctagtgggattgcaacggcttttgtctgagagctcgatcttgcttagaaccctcgattttggtttgagcttgatttcggctcaaactcgtgatcttggttcgagcccgatcctggctcgagccttcgaattgattcgaggtcaaAGTTGGTTCGTCTCTGGATCctggtttgattttgatttgagctcgataatgatatcgaactcgacacgGATCGGCCTCCCCGAGTTTGAGGTTAGTTCGTTCtaccttcgggatcttactttGATAAATCatcgttcgaactcgatcggacgtgctaaggccgaaatctatttcgaccgtatacaagaATGTAGTTTGCACACAAATAAAAATGGTATATTAAAGAGTAATCACTAAAAGCAACTTAGGTAATAGTATTCCACTCAAAGATCATGACAAAGGGGATAAACTGAACGTGGAGTCTAATTAATGTTTctcaaataatgaaaattcttgaaaTAACCGGAATAAGAAGTGTCCTCTCCCCTTAACTCGTTAAGGCTAGTTTGGTAAGGAATAATTAATTTCGGGACTAAATTTAAGAAGAGTTTATCTCATGTTTAGTTAGGAGAAAATTACGGTATAATTAATCTCGGGATTAGTTATCCCgggattgtagtatttttttatccACATGGAAAAGTGAAATAATTAATCTTGGGATAATCAATCCCGAAATAATTAATCTTGGGATAATTgttttccaaccaaacgacccctaagtgaaAAATGATCGTTTGGACTAGAAAACAGTTATTTACTCATATTAGAATAATTAATCTTGGGATAATCAATCCCGAAATAATTAATCTTGGGATAATTgttttccaaccaaacgacccctaagtgaaAAATGATCGTTTGGACTAGAAAACAGTTATTTACTCATATTATTTACTAAAaataggttggataatgaacttctTAAAAATGGGTCAagtatggataagaaccatattatccatttagaaaatggataaccaatggatcaCTAATGggttttaaattgttaaaacttGATTGACAAGCAAAATCACTCAATTTTATTTGAGTTCATAGTGAATTTAGAGAGAGAGTGAGAGGCGGAAGCTTCTAGGTTTCTATTTTTTGCTCAATAATGAAAATCTCATCTGCCCGATATGTTTTGTTCCCTCTTATCTATATGTGGGCTGGTCCACTAATTACATTCAGACTAAAATAAATACAATGTGGGCTTCTGGGCccaatagtaaaagaaagaaactAAGTGATATCATTTTCTTGTATCTCAACAACCCCCCCCGGCAAGTTGGAGGGTGAGATAACCCCCAACTTGCGAAGATGCAGATGATGAATAGCTCCCCCCAACGGTTTTGTGAACATATAAGCAAGTTGATTGGCACTAGAAGTGTGAAGCAGCTGAAGCAGACCTTCATTCAACTTGGTGCGAACAAAATGGCAATCCAACTCAATGTGCTTGGTGCGCTCATGGAAAACAGGGTTCTTAGTAATGTGGATGGCTGCCTGGTTATCACAAAACATAGTAACAGAGAAGAAAAGACAACACCAAAATCAGAAAGAAGCCTGCAAACCCAAGTGATTTCAGAAGTGGCCTTACTCATAGACCTGTATTCGGCTTCTGCAGATGACAAAGAGACTACAGATTGCTTCTTGGACTTCCAGCCGACAAGAAATCCCCCTAATAGAATGCAAAACCCATTGATGGACTTCCTACTGTCCGGGCAAGAACCCCAATCACTATCACAATATACACTGAGAGAAAGATCAAGAGAATTATTGTAGAAAACCCCAAAATCAAGAGTACCCTTGAGATACCTGAGCAAACGTAAAGCAACCTGCATGTGAGGAAGGCAAGGCTTCTACATAAACTGACTTAAATGTTGCACTGCAAAGCAAATATCAGGTCTTGTATGGGTTAAGAAATTGAGTTTACTCACTAAATACCTATAAGTCTTAGGATTGGGCAGGGGATCACCATGATCAGCCTGCAGCTTGTCATGCATCTCAATGGGAGATATAACTGAAGAACAATCATAGGAGTGGAACTCTTTGAGGAGATCATGCACAAATATTTTTTGATGCAGCAACACCCCACCCTCAGAATACAACACTTCAATACCCAGAAAATAGTTAAGATCATGGAGGAAGCTTTTCACAGCATCAATATCACACAGATCTATCCTAGTGatgatgatatcatcaacatataccactAAGAGTACTAAGGCATCACCAGAACCCTTAGTAAAAAGTGAATAATCATTGAAAGAATGCACATAACCTCTAGAGGACAAAGATTGAGACAACTTGGCATACCATTGCCTTGAAGCTTGTCTCAAACCATACAAAGAATTTTTAAGTTTACAGACCAAATGAGtggaagcagaagcagaagcagaagatgCAGTAGATACTGAAAGACCAGGTGGGAGCTTCATAAAAACTTCTTCATCTAAGTCCCCATGCAAGAAAGTATTATTAACATCTAGTTGGAAAAGTGGCCAATTTCTTTTAACAGCTACAACAATAAAGGTTTAACAGTAGACATTTTAACTACAGGTGAAAAGGTTTCATGGAAATCTATGCCTTCAACTTGTGTATCACCCCTAACCACAAGCCTAGCTTTATATCTTTTTAAACTCCCATCAGCTTTGTACTTAATTTTGTATACCCATTTGTAGCCAATTGATTTCTTGCCTTTGGGTAACTCAATTATGTCCCAAGTACCATTAGTCTCCAATGCATCAAACTCTTTTCTCATAGCATTCTGCCACTCAGGGATAACTGCTGCCTGAGAAAAAGTAGTAGGCTCAAATGCATGATGCTCACTAGAAGTAGATACAACAGTTGAATTATGGAGCTAGGATTAGGGAGAGTGCAAACATAATTCTGCAGATAAGAAGGAGGATTGTGAGTCCTAGATGATCTCCTTAAAGGAGGGAAATCAGATTTAGAGAAAGAAAAAGGGAGATTAGAGGAAGTGGGAGAGTTTGAACTAGAAGAAACAGGGAGATTAGAGCTGATGTTCAGAGGTATTGCAGAATCAGAAGGAGTAGGATTAGAGGGATGAGGAGAAGCAGGGGATGTTGCTGATGGTACAGGGTAAAGTAGATCATGAGAGAGTGAAGAATGCTGCTTAACAATGTGATCAAAGCAGGCAAAAAATGGCAAATTTGACATGGTAGGGGAAGAAGATCCAGATTTAACAAAAGGAAAGATatgttcatgaaatataacaTATCTGGAGATAAGACAGACTTTATTCTGTAAATCATACATCTTATAGCCTTTCTTACGAAAGGGATAACCAATAAACACACAGGGAATGGCCCTAGGTTGCAGTTTGTCTCTATGAGGTTTTGGAACAGTTGAGTAACATAAGCAGCCAAAAGCTCTAAGATTTGAGTATGTAGGGAGTTTGTTATATAAGATCTCATAGGGACTCTTGTCCTTTAACACACTAGAAGGAAACCTATTTATCAAGTAGGTGGTTGTGAGTATGCAGTCTCCCCAAAATCTAAGAGGAAGACCAGATTGGAAAAGAAGAGCTCTAGATGTTTCTAAAAGATGTCTTGGTTTCCTTTCCACAACTctattttgttgtggagtgtGAGGACATGTTGTCTGATGCAATATCCCtttctcaaaaaaaatatttgatcCAAGAGAATCCCAactctaaggcattatcacttcTTACATGTTGAACTTTCAATTGGAATTGAGTTTCAGTCATGGCAATGAAGGCTTTTAAGAGGTCAAAAGCATTGTTTTTGGCTCCCATTAGGTGGGTCCAAGTGGCTCTTGAAAAGTCATCAACAATGGTCATAAAATATTTGGAGGCAGTATAGGTAGGAGAGTGATATGGACCCCAGGTGTCAATGTGGATCAACTGAAAAGGCCTTGTGGATTGTATACTACTATCAGGAAATGGTAATCTTGTTTGTCTGGCTAGTGGACATATTACGCAAGAAAAGGACTGTTTGGGAAGATAATTGTGAACCAAGCATAGAAATATGTTTCATTCTAGAAAAAGGAATATGCCCAAGCCTATAATGCCAAACCACATccattttattgatattattcaGAATTGTGTCAGTATTTACATGTGTTTCATCAGCATCAACAACATTGACATTCCTTACATTTTCTTGTATCTCAGGGAAATAACAGGGGGAATAACAGGGGAAGTAATACTAGAAGAGTAACTGGATGTAGTACTGGGAGAAACAATATGAGGAAGTAGGAGCTTGTGGAGATTGTGGTTCAGTTTACCAAGAACCAGAGGCATCTTCAGAGAAGGGGCCTGTATAGCACAAAGAGTTCTGGTAAACAGAACAAGCCCATTGTATTGTTCCAACAGCTTATGAACAGAAATAAGATTGTATTGGAGAGAAGGAACAAAAGAACATGATGAATTATGAAATTTGGAAACAAAGTCAATGATCCTACTAAATGAACTTTGACCTTGTAACCATTTGGTAGAGAAACTAGACAAGGTATAGGTAGTGTTTTCAGATTAAAAAGTAAATCCTTATGAGAAGTCATGTGGTCAGAAGCTCCAGAGTCTGTTATCCAAACAAAATTATCTACTTGTGAAAGCATGCATGACTTGAGCAGAATACTTTCTGATAACAGCTTACCAGCAAAGTTAGCAGAAGCCATCTGAGTGGGAGTAGAGGAGGAATCAGTAGATACATGAGACTGTTGTAGTAACATCATCAGCTGGGAGAATTGATCTTGTGTTAAACCAGAAACTATTGATGCATTACTAGATTGAGATGACTTGACAGAATCAGGAACCACATTAGCATCCACATTAGCAGGAGGACAAGGAGAGTTCACTTCAACATGAGCTGCAGTTTTCCTACTGCCAGGCCCTTTTGTGAACTTAAAATTTGAAGGATACCCATGTAGCTTGTAGCACTTGTCAATTGTGTGACCTGGCTTCTTACAATATTTGCATGTCAGGGCTCTTTGAGTATCAAAATTGACTCTGGAAGGAAAACCATGCTTAGACACCACAACATTGAAATAAGCAGATGTAGGGAGAAACTGAGGAGAGGTAGAAACTTGCCTCTGCTTCTCATCTGACAACAATATACTGTAGACAATGCTCACAGATGGAAAAGGCTTAATCATGAATATATTGCTTCTAGTTTGCACATATATATCATTGAGACCCATCAAAAAATGATACACCTTTTGAACATCATCATCTTTCTCATAATCAGATTTGAAACCACAATTGCTACAGGACCTGACTCTACTTATTGACAAGGCATCAATTTCATCCCACAATTGcttgattttgttaaaatatGAAGCAATATCAAGTGATCCTTATGAGATGTGAGCAAGTTCTTTCTTAAGCTCAAATACCCTTGCAGCACCTGCTTGACCATATCTTTCCTCCAACTCACTCCAAATATCTTTGGCAAGTTCAGAGTACTCAACACTACGAGCAATATCTTTGGGCAGGGAGTTGGTTAACCAAGAGACGACCAAATCATTACACCTCTGCCACTATCTCGCCAAGGGAGAACTGTCAGGATGCTTAACTAAAGATCCATTAATGAAATCCAATTTATTTCTAACAGACAAAGCCACAAGGATGGTTCGTCTCCAACTCCCATACCCAATACTATCAAAAGGTACAGAAACTAAAGAAGACCCTAAAACATCAGACGGATGCACATAAAAAGGATGACATGGATGCGTATAATCATCCTCATGAAAAACAGAACGAGAAGTAGTAGAACGAGCAGTTGGTAACGCAGATGTGGAATCATCATTCGGCATTTTGTATACAATTAATCAGGAAAAGATATGCACACAAATAAACAATGAGGAGAGATAACTAGGGTTACCAAATTTCCTTCGCGACCGGAAGGAACATCGGCCTTGTAAAAAAATCCGTGGCAAAGACGAGCAAACCCTAGCTGAATGAGGAGTTTCAGAAATTAACAAACCCTAGGTTGAGAAAGACGACCCAGATAATATGAGAATAAGTTCGATCAATCAACACCCATCGTCAACgccaaaaaaaaaactcaaaacagTGATGAAAATCTCGTCGGAAAAGCTCAGAATCGCGAAGAAGCAGCGGAACCTCAAAACTCCAACGAAAATGTGTGAGGGTAACATCGGACGAGAGGTAATTACCCAATCTATCTAGATctgggctctgataccatgttaaaacTTGATTGACAAGCAAAATCACTCAAGTTTATTTGAGTTCATAGTGAGTTTAGAGAGAGAGTGAGAGGCGGAAGCTTCTAGGTTTCTATTTTTTGGTCAATAATGAAAATCCCATCTGCCCGATATATTTTGTTCCCTCTTATCTATATTTGGGCCGGTCCACTAATTATATTCAGACTAAAATAAACAGTGGGCTTCTGGGCccaatagtaaaagaaagaaactAAGTGATATCATTTTCTTGTATCTCAACAAAAATTgatatttgtaaagcctcaaatggggGGTTTCTCAAGTTttggagactaggaattctcccaaaagtgataaTACTCAAGAAGTCATGAATATTATGGATATCTATATTATTCGCCGCTTAACTAATTTTTTATCTATATTAAATATGAATCGGGTCGAATAATTTATCTGTTTTGCATTGCCCATTTTCTACCCGCCCATTTTCCACCCCTAAACTGGATCGATTTACTTTTCCTATAGTCGTCCCGTAATGCCTCTTCAGATTTAACCCCAAACATGAAGACAAGAGGAAGTAAACTAATCCCACTTCATCTAATTATTAATTTCCTATAACCAAACTTTAATTAAAGCAAATCAGACATGTTAAGCATGACAAGTACATCTTAAACATGACAAACTTGGTCATGCACAGGCTATCATTTCGTCGCCATTGGCTGTGATCATTGTTTTGCCAAAAATAAAGACTTTTCTATGTTTTTAACTTAGTACAAGGAATTTTAGAAGACATCAAACTGAAAAAGCCCAATTCATCGGTCTTTAAACGTGGGAGAAAAGGTAGCACATGCAACAAGCTGTGGGATATGAAATATGAGTCTCGTAGGAAACATTTAGCTCGTTTGTTTTTGCTTAGTTTTAGTCAAATGTTTTGAAACGTTTCAAAAAGAGGCATGTTTTCGTACTATGTTCGTCCCAACCAGTCTCGTGGCTACATCCACAATCACATTTTAACATTTCCATTATATGTAAAACACGACCCGTTTTATTTTCATTCGTTCAATTGTAACATATTCTAATTCTATAAGAGGAAAAAGATTCCAGTGTACAAAGTGTTATTAATAATGAAGAGAAATAATGGGTTTTGGCTTGCCTGTAAAACTCTTTTTCAGTGAGGTTGGTAACCCTATACCATCTTTAAAATTGTTTATGTACTCCACTTGTTACTGAAAGAGAAGAGCCCAAAGTGTAAGTTCAAGATgaagtttgagataaataaaaatTCTAGATTACATCAATCCTGGTAGAGTTGAGGTATAAACAAAAAACCTATATTACCAAACCTTAACCCTAACCAATTacttcgtttgttaaacaagatAACTCGTAAATTAATATTGGAATAGTGTAGAATTCTGACTAAACAAAAATTGTATTTTGGAATTAAACATTTTACCACCCTGCGTGTATAAATACATCACTTCAGTCTGTGTTGAGGAAAACAGAATCCTTAAAACTTTTAGTTGTTAAGTTTTTATTAGAAGGTTAACTATTATTCAGTTTTAGAGATGATCATACACTTTAACATGATACTACAGTAGGTAAGAAATCCTGAGTTCCAGTCTCCCACCAAAATATTTGATTCATCGCATTTTAGCTGAATTGCAATATGTTAAAGAGGATATGTACAgaagctttttatttttttattttttttattttttttgtttccatCGGTTAGGTATGAAACTATATTGAGCTTCGGTGGCACAAAATTAGCACGCTCATGTAACTTGATATAATTATGATATGTAAATGCTTAATGCAACAAATATAAACTTAGACCTTTTTAAACTGAATGTATCATTTATACCAAAAATATATCTGTGGATTTAAGTTTTATACCACCATGTGAACAACTGATTGTATGTAAAAGAAATATCACACTAGCATACAAAATGGATTCCTATATACTTGATtaccaaaagaagaagagaaaaaagattCATGTACTTGCAAGGTTTTAATCCTAGTACTTAACCTCCGTTTATCATTTTAATCCTATGACTTCAACCTATGTTATCTTCAAAATACTatttgatttttataatttttgcaaGTCAACAATATAGTTTGACATCAAAGTATAAAATTAAAGTATATTTATAACAGTTGTTTCTAAAAAAATTAAGATATACTTATTTGACCTTATCTTTTGCATGAGGTTGAGCTTCACCTAGTTAGCAATCTACTTTAACTTAATGTGTATACACTGTCATAATATGAGAGTTGGAGCTATTTGGCATTTGATTCACGAAGTGTTGAAAtttctttgaaaatatttttatttttctgataACGTTATTGGagaatttttttttccatttttgcaAGAATTTAAAACACCTCTGCAGTAGTTTTTAGAATTTGGTAAAAACTATAAAAACTTTCTCTAATtgtgtttggttgaaaaataatTCTGAAATTTTTCATTTTCGTACTTCTTACAAAAACTACTAGCAAAAGATattccccaaaaaaaaaaatttgcctGTTTAACTATTGGTTAGGAAATTTCACCTATTTTAATAGCAAATGCCAAATGTTGAATATTTAGTCCAAAACTCTTGGAAATTAACGAATACCATGCTTTAAAACGATAACACATAAAAACCAAAAGGAGTATATTCATTTGATTTGTATGCTCTCACCGTCTCATTAGTCATAAGTGCTTTCGGTCTCGTTGCGAAAAATTTTGATGGAAAAATCACAAATCATTTTCACTAAATTTCGGCTCTTGGTCAATTCTCTCCGTCCATCAGTTTCATTTTGAACCGCAAGATTTGCCACAACACCTTTCTCACATACCAGTGATTGATGGAATTTTTCGCGGATACTATTGTTTTCGATGTGTAtgtatgaaataataataatattataaaaatattagattttaaagtcataattttaagaatataataAATTGAGTGAGCTAAATTACTAAAAATTGAacctataaaatttaaatttcagATCAGTATCC contains:
- the LOC142177120 gene encoding uncharacterized protein LOC142177120 is translated as MPNDDSTSALPTARSTTSRSVFHEDDYTHPCHPFYVHPSDVLGSSLVSVPFDSIGYGSWRRTILVALSWQRCNDLVVSWLTNSLPKDIARSVEYSELAKDIWSELEERYGQAGAARQLWDEIDALSISRVRSCSNCGFKSDYEKDDDVQKVYHFLMGLNDIYVQTRSNIFMIKPFPSVSIVYSILLSDEKQRQVSTSPQFLPTSAYFNVVVSKHGFPSRVNFDTQRALTCKYCKKPGHTIDKCYKLHGYPSNFKFTKGPGSRKTAAHVEVNSPCPPANVDANVVPDSVKSSQSSNASIVSGLTQDQFSQLMMLLQQSHVSTDSSSTPTQMASANFAGKLLSESILLKSCMLSQVDNFVWITDSGASDHMTSHKDLLFNLKTLPIPCLVSLPNGYKAPSLKMPLVLGKLNHNLHKLLLPHIVSPSTTSSYSSSITSPVIPPVISLRYKKIYVIFHEHIFPFVKSGSSSPTMSNLPFFACFDHIVKQHSSLSHDLLYPVPSATSPASPHPSNPTPSDSAIPLNISSNLPVSSSSNSPTSSNLPFSFSKSDFPPLRRSSRTHNPPSYLQNYAAVIPEWQNAMRKEFDALETNGTWDIIELPKGKKSIGYKWVYKIKYKADGSLKRYKARLVVRAVKRNWPLFQLDVNNTFLHGDLDEEVFMKLPPGLSVSTASSASASASTHLVCKLKNSLYGLRQASRQWYAKLSQSLSSRGYVHSFNDYSLFTKGSGDALVLLVVYVDDIIITRIDLCDIDAVKSFLHDLNYFLGIEVLYSEGGVLLHQKIFVHDLLKEFHSYDCSSVISPIEMHDKLQADHGDPLPNPKTYRYLVALRLLRYLKGTLDFGVFYNNSLDLSLSVYCDSDWGSCPDSRKSINGFCILLGGFLVGWKSKKQSVVSLSSAEAEYRSMSKATSEITWAAIHITKNPVFHERTKHIELDCHFVRTKLNEGLLQLLHTSSANQLAYMFTKPLGGAIHHLHLRKLGVISPSNLPGGVVEIQENDIT